A window of the Anoplolepis gracilipes chromosome 11, ASM4749672v1, whole genome shotgun sequence genome harbors these coding sequences:
- the Nd-51 gene encoding NADH dehydrogenase [ubiquinone] flavoprotein 1, mitochondrial, whose protein sequence is MASALVRCLQIPRRQLGLLGSSLSSQQPRTFADAAPEGKKQGSPLSDEDRIFTNLYGRHDWRLKGAMSRGDWYKTKEILDKGSDWIINEIKISGLRGRGGAGFPSGMKWSFMNKPSDGRPKYLVINGDEGEPGTCKDREILRHDPHKLVEGCLIAGRAMGACAAYIYIRGEFYNEASNMQVAIAEAYQAGLIGKDACGSGYDFDIFVLRGAGAYICGEETALIESIEGKQGKPRLKPPFPADVGVFGCPTTVTNVETVAVAPTICRRGGAWFASFGRLRNHGTKLFNISGHVNNPCTVEEEMSIPLKELIERHAGGVIGGWDNLLGVIPGGSSTPVIPKSACDTVLLDFDDLIRVQSSFGTAAVIVMNKQTDIIKAITRLLSFYKHESCGQCTPCREGISWMFKILKRFVDGNAEAHEIDMLWELTKQIELHTICALADGAAWPVQGLIRHFRPEIEARIKERKHAISN, encoded by the exons ATGGCAAGTGCCCTAGTGCGTTGTTTGCAGATTCCGAGGAGACAATTGG GTCTCCTCGGATCTAGTTTGAGCAGCCAGCAGCCGAGAACGTTTGCCGATGCCGCTCCCGAAGGAAAA AAACAGGGATCACCCCTGTCTGATGAGGATCGTATCTTTACAAACCTGTACGGTAGACATGACTGGCGGCTGAAGGGTGCCATGAGTCGCGGCGACTGGTACAAGACCAAGGAGATATTGGACAAAGGTTCTGATTGGATCATCAACGAGATCAAGATTTCTGGTTTGAGAGGCCGTGGTGGAGCCGGTTTCCCTTCTGGGATGAAGTGGTCCTTTATGAATAAGCCGTCGGATGGTAGACCCAAATATCTGGTGATCAATGGTGACGAAGGTGAACCAGGAACATGTAAAGATCGCGAGATCCTGCGCCACGATCCACACAAGCTCGTGGAGGGCTGCTTGATTGCCGGTCGTGCTATGGGTGCCTGTGCTGCTTACATTTACATACGCGGTGAATTTTACAATGAGGCGTCCAACATGCAAGTCGCCATAGCCGAGGCTTATCAGGCTGGTTTAATCGGAAAGGACGCCTGTGGCTCTGGATATGATTTCGACATTTTTGTGTTGCGAGGAGCGGGTGCGTACATTTGCGGCGAGGAGACCGCTCTTATCGAATCCATCGAGGGGAAGCAGGGCAAACCGAGGCTAAAACCACCTTTCCCGGCTGATGTCGGTGTATTTGGATGCCCCACGACCGTCACTAACGTCGAAACTGTAGCAGTAGCGCCT acAATTTGTCGCCGAGGTGGAGCGTGGTTTGCTTCGTTTGGACGTCTACGCAATCACGGAACTAAACTCTTCAACATTTCTGGACACGTAAACAATCCTTGTACTGTTGAGGAAGAAATGTCCATTCCTTTGAAGGAGCTCATTGAAAGGCATGCAGGAGGGGTAATTGGGGGATGGGATAATTTACTAGGTGTCATTCCCGGAGGCTCTTCGACCCCCGTCATTCCTAAGAG TGCGTGCGACACCGTGTTGTTGGACTTTGATGATCTCATCAGGGTGCAGAGCTCGTTCGGCACGGCCGCAGTAATCGTAATGAATAAGCAGACGGACATAATCAAAGCTATCACCCGTTTGTTAAGTTTCTACAAGCATGAATCGTGCGGTCAATGTACACCTTGTCGCGAAGGTATCAGTTGGATgtttaaaatactaaaaag GTTCGTGGATGGTAATGCTGAGGCGCACGAAATAGACATGCTATGGGAGCTCACGAAACAAATAGAACTGCATACGATCTGCGCTCTGGCGGACGGCGCTGCGTGGCCCGTCCAAGGTTTGATCAGACATTTTAGGCCAGAGATCGAGGCGCGCATAAAAGAACGGAAGCATGCCATTTCAAATTGA
- the LOC140671009 gene encoding guanine nucleotide-exchange factor SEC12 has product MPSRRSKGGLLARVNFPLYTVQMVTNRHILVGGGGGSSKTGVANGFEIFELSHNGTHFIAEEVTRHETGPSVVMNCVSHRSDNKTWIAVGQESHCQLYNVNSKLVTSENGELIKGPTATAHKDGLRHRKISEKVEELQKEKIEEIKDNNSNVKNKKLQLVLDPAGSVQTTFGNGEPLQRVVRVNIQGKSMATGGTDGKVRLWKFPQLDKLYDLDAHGKEIDDIDFSPNGNLLVSIAKDGKAFVWNIETKKNRELSWKPRDGIKYMYKRCRFRKLTENEKKNDLFMLTNAVTAKNPSFLQLWDVNAGVITKSAPYKETLSALAVSNDGKFVAVGTMFSGSVDIFVAFSLRKALHVPGAHSMFVTGLEFLPTNSQLNGVAITSNTETAVVSISVDNRICIHSIPFRHTLPFWFVIILIVFCICGAFMFCSYLGI; this is encoded by the exons ATGCCTTCTAGAAGGAGCAAAGGCGGTCTCTTGGCCAGGGTGAATTTTCCCCTGTATACCGTGCAAATGGTAACCAACAGACACATTCTGGTAGGAGGCGGAGGTGGTTCCTCCAAGACTGGAGTTGCTAACGGATTT gAAATTTTTGAACTGTCACACAATGGGACACATTTTATCGCTGAAGAAGTAACTAGACACGAAACGGGTCCCAGTGTTGTCATGAATTGCGTTTCACACAGGAGTGATAATAAGACATGGATTGCAGTTGGTCAGGAGAGTCACTGTCAactgtataatgtaaattctAAGCTGGTAACTTCGGAGAATGGAGAATTGATCAAAGGACCAACGGCAACAGCACACAAGGATGGTCTTAGACATAGAAAAATTAGTGAAAAAGTTGAGGAATTGCAAAAGGAGAAGATAGAGGAAATCAAAGACAACAATTCCAATGTCAAGAACAAGAAATTGCAGTTAGTCCTTGATCCCGCTGGCAGCGTACAGACAACTTTTGG GAACGGTGAACCTTTACAGAGAGTCGTCAGAGTGAACATTCAGGGGAAAAGTATGGCTACAGGTGGCACAGATGGTAAAGTTAGATTATGGAAATTTCCACAGCTGGACAAACTGTACGATCTTGACGCACATGGAAAGGAAATAGATGATATAGATTTTAGTCCTAATGGCAACCTCCTGGTGAGCATTGCCAAGGATGGAAAGGCCTTTGTGTGGAATATAGAGACCAAAAAAAACCGAGAGCTTAGTTGGAAGCCGCGGGACGGCATCAAATACATGTACAAAAGATGTCGATTCAGGAAATTGACAGAGAACGAAAAGAAGAATGATCTATTTATGCTCACTAATGCTGTAACGGCGAAGAATCCTAGTTTCCTTCAGTTGTGGGACGTTAATGCTGGTGTAATAACCAAATCTGCTCCCTACAAGGAGACATTGTCAGCTCTCGCTGTTTCTAACGACGGTAAATTCGTGGCTGTCGGCACGATGTTCTCGGGCAGCGTCGACATATTTGTGGCGTTCAGCTTGAGAAAGGCTCTTCACGTTCCTGGAGCGCACAGCATGTTTGTGACTGGTCTAGAATTCCTTCCAACAAACAGTCAACTGAACGGCGTCGCGATCACCAGCAACACGGAAACCGCAGTCGTCAGTATCTCCGTAGACAACAGGATTTGTATACACAGCATACCATTCAGAC ATACACTGCCATTTTGGTTCGTCATTATACTGATAGTCTTCTGCATATGCGGCGCATTCATGTTCTGCAGTTATCTTGGTATATGA
- the Verm gene encoding chitin deacetylase 1 → MSPKLIFLLGSLCLLAATQVRAQDDEGGDGIDANAEELCQDRPGDEYFRLSLEGDCRDVVRCDKASEIGVTRLATVRCPTGLAFDIERQTCDWKTNVKNCDQLEKPRKVLPILKTDEPICPEGKLSCGNGECIEKDLFCNGTPDCKDESDENACTVETDPNRAPDCDPTQCVLPDCYCSADGTRIPGNIDPQQVPQMITITFNGAVNVDNIDLYEEIFNGQRQNPNGCQIRGTFFVSHKYTNYSAVQDLHRRGHEIAVFSLTHKEDPQYWSQGTYDDWLAEMAGARLIIERFANITDGSIIGMRAPYLRVGGNKQFEMMADQFFVYDASITASLGRVPIWPYTLYFRMPHKCNGNGGNCPSRSHPVWEMVMNELDRRDDPTFDESLPGCHMVDSCSNIQTGEQFARLLRHNFNRHFNSNRAPLGLHFHASWLKSKKEYKDELIKFIEEMIARSDVYFVTMVQVIKWMQQPTELSALRDFQDWKETCDEKGLPYCSLPNACPLTTRELPGETLRLFTCMECPNNYPWLLDPTGDGFSARK, encoded by the exons CTGTCGTGATGTCGTGAG GTGCGACAAGGCCAGCGAAATCGGCGTGACCAGGTTGGCGACGGTGCGGTGCCCGACGGGTCTCGCCTTCGACATCGAGCGGCAGACCTGCGACTGGAAGACGAACGTGAAGAACTGCGATCAGCTCGAGA AGCCGCGAAAAGTCTTGCCCATCCTCAAAACCGACGAACCCATTTGCCCGGAGGGGAAACTGTCATGTGGTAACGGCGAGTGCATCGAGAAGGATCTCTTCTGTAACGGCACGCCCGATTGCAAGGATGAATCCGACGAGAACGCCTGCA CCGTGGAGACCGATCCTAATCGCGCTCCTGATTGCGATCCCACGCAATGCGTCCTGCCCGACTGCTATTGTTCGGCCGACGGTACTCGCATCCCCGGTAACATCGATCCTCAGCAAGTGCCGCAAATGATCACGATCACGTTCAACGGCGCCGTGAATGTCGACAATATCGATCTGTACGAAGAGATCTTCAACGGACAACGTCAGAATCCGAACGGCTGTCAGATCCGTGGTACCTTCTTCGTCTCCCACAAGTACACCAATTATTCGGCCGTGCAGGATCTTCACCGACGTGGCCACGAGATCGCCGTGTTCTCGTTGACGCACAAGGAAGATCCTCAATATTGGAGCCAGGGAACGTACGACGACTGGCTGGCTGAGATGGCCGGTGCCAGGCTGATCATCGAGCGTTTCGCCAACATCACCGACGGCTCCATCATCGGTATGCGCGCCCCTTACCTCAGGGTTGGCGGCAACAAACAGTTCGAGATGATGGCCGATCAGTTCTTCGTATACGACGCATCCATCACCGCATCCTTGGGACGTGTACCCATCTGGCCGTACACTCTGTACTTCAGAATGCCTCACAAGTGTAATGGCAACGGCGGCAACTGTCCGTCGAGGTCGCATCCGGTCTGGGAGATGGTGATGAACGAGCTGGATCGCAGAGATGATCCGACCTTTGATGAGTCGCTGCCAGGTTGTCATATGGTCGACTCGTGCTCCAACATACAGACCGGCGAGCAGTTTGCCCGACTGCTCAGACATAACTTCAACAGGCATTTCAACAGCAACCGGGCGCCGCTTGGTCTACATTTTCACGCGTCCTGGCTAAAGAGCAAGAAGGAGTACAAGGACGAGCTGATCAAGTTCATCGAGGAGATGATCGCCAGGAGCGACGTGTACTTTGTCACCATGGTCCAG GTGATCAAGTGGATGCAGCAGCCCACCGAGCTCTCCGCGCTCAGAGATTTCCAGGACTGGAAGGAGACTTGCGACGAGAAGGGTCTACCCTATTGCTCGCTGCCTAATGCCTGTCCCCTGACGACTAGAGAGCTGCCTGGAGAGACCCTGCGTCTCTTCACTTGCATGGAGTGCCCCAACAATTATCCGTGGTTGCTGGACCCAACCGGCGACGGCTTTTCCGCGAGGAAGTGA